A single region of the Granulicella aggregans genome encodes:
- a CDS encoding PAS domain-containing sensor histidine kinase — protein MVEGWQDRHWQALLDSAGEGIWGLDLDGNCTFVNQLATRIFGYESEEMLGNNMHALTHHHYADGREYPDEDCPVYGVFRNKGALRQITESMFRKDGSAFLAEISAQPVHIDGKIAGVVVTFRDVSEMRQQQEELRKAYGLAERRTAELDAVIESIPHGIFIQTTDGKMRLNRRAMEMTGQNFPSQLNTMERALQGEASKKTIRRGGIWIQSDAAPIVLKDQIIGAVAVNTDITQDRLQEDMLRKSEKLAAVGQLASAIAHEINNPLESLTNLLYLIRQTESIEDIQEYAAIAQKELTRVSEITVQTLRFHRQQNNPSPVDLAELLQGIVSLYSGRFLVRGIGVDWKITVSPKVFCLEGEIRQVLNNLIRNAIDAMPNGGRLAVRVRPACDVEMRDGARITIADSGEGISPEIMPHLFEPFYTTKDVTGTGLGLWVSKGIIDKHDGTVTVKTRRAGVGVRGLVGTVFAIWLPVENAGLRSLGGSEG, from the coding sequence ATGGTTGAAGGCTGGCAGGATCGGCACTGGCAGGCGCTGCTCGATTCAGCCGGCGAAGGGATATGGGGCCTGGATCTCGATGGGAACTGCACGTTTGTGAACCAGCTTGCGACCCGAATCTTTGGCTACGAAAGTGAAGAGATGCTGGGCAATAACATGCACGCGCTCACTCATCATCACTATGCGGATGGTCGCGAGTACCCGGACGAGGATTGCCCCGTGTATGGGGTGTTCCGCAATAAAGGGGCGCTGCGTCAGATCACGGAGTCGATGTTCCGCAAGGATGGAAGCGCGTTTCTGGCGGAGATCTCGGCGCAGCCGGTACATATCGACGGGAAGATTGCCGGCGTGGTGGTCACGTTCCGGGATGTGAGCGAGATGCGGCAACAGCAGGAGGAGCTACGGAAGGCGTACGGGCTTGCGGAGCGGCGGACGGCTGAACTCGATGCCGTGATTGAGAGCATCCCGCATGGAATCTTTATCCAGACGACGGACGGGAAGATGCGGTTGAACCGGCGCGCGATGGAGATGACGGGGCAGAACTTCCCGTCGCAACTGAATACGATGGAGCGCGCGCTGCAAGGCGAGGCAAGCAAGAAGACCATCCGCCGGGGAGGTATCTGGATCCAGAGCGACGCTGCACCCATCGTGCTCAAGGATCAGATTATCGGAGCGGTGGCGGTAAATACCGACATTACGCAGGACCGGCTGCAGGAGGACATGCTGCGGAAGTCCGAGAAGCTTGCGGCGGTCGGGCAGCTTGCGTCGGCGATCGCGCATGAGATCAACAATCCGCTGGAGTCGCTGACGAACCTGCTGTACCTGATCCGGCAGACGGAGAGTATTGAAGATATCCAGGAGTACGCGGCGATCGCGCAGAAAGAGTTGACCCGGGTTAGCGAGATTACGGTGCAGACGCTGCGGTTTCACCGGCAGCAGAACAATCCTTCGCCCGTGGATTTGGCCGAACTGCTACAGGGGATTGTCTCGCTGTACAGCGGACGATTTCTGGTGCGCGGGATTGGCGTGGACTGGAAGATCACGGTCTCTCCGAAGGTGTTCTGCCTGGAAGGCGAGATACGGCAGGTGCTGAACAACCTGATTCGGAACGCGATCGATGCGATGCCAAACGGTGGCCGGCTGGCGGTGCGGGTTCGGCCGGCCTGCGACGTGGAGATGCGGGACGGTGCCCGGATCACGATTGCGGACTCCGGGGAGGGGATCAGCCCGGAGATTATGCCGCACCTGTTCGAGCCGTTCTACACGACGAAGGACGTGACCGGGACCGGGTTGGGGCTCTGGGTGAGCAAGGGGATTATCGACAAGCATGATGGAACGGTGACGGTAAAGACTCGGCGTGCCGGTGTCGGGGTGCGGGGTCTGGTGGGAACAGTCTTTGCGATCTGGCTGCCGGTGGAGAATGCGGGGCTGCGGAGCCTGGGTGGATCTGAAGGGTAG